In Candidatus Afararchaeum irisae, a genomic segment contains:
- a CDS encoding undecaprenyl diphosphate synthase family protein: protein MYVYDRLLERKVRRRGTPDHVAVVTSGSDLLDGGFETVSDLLGWSSDLGVERVSLYVSIPEGTSDSDSNPASDPDPDPDPDSVPDSDRLHDGFGTLETDGISIDFVSRHADEVDTETRETDGTELDVRVSLGLGGRNEFVGALRQMAREVEDDELDPDDVDEETIERHLVFKGEPDMMITGNDRLSDFMIWQSVYTELYFADFSWDSLRKRDLLRAFREFQDRERRYGK from the coding sequence GTGTACGTCTATGACCGTCTCCTCGAACGTAAGGTCAGAAGACGTGGTACACCTGACCACGTAGCCGTAGTCACGTCGGGCTCCGACCTCCTCGACGGTGGCTTCGAGACTGTCTCGGATCTCCTCGGCTGGTCCTCGGATCTCGGTGTCGAACGCGTCAGCCTCTATGTTAGCATTCCCGAGGGCACATCTGATTCCGACTCTAACCCCGCCTCCGATCCCGATCCTGATCCTGATCCTGATTCCGTTCCCGATTCCGACAGACTACACGACGGCTTCGGTACTTTGGAGACCGACGGTATCAGTATCGACTTCGTAAGCCGACACGCGGATGAAGTCGACACCGAGACACGTGAGACCGACGGGACGGAGTTGGACGTCAGGGTCTCTCTGGGTCTCGGAGGACGCAACGAGTTCGTCGGTGCACTCAGACAGATGGCGCGCGAGGTAGAGGACGACGAACTCGATCCCGATGACGTAGACGAGGAGACCATAGAGAGACATCTCGTCTTCAAGGGTGAGCCCGACATGATGATAACCGGAAACGACCGACTCTCCGACTTCATGATCTGGCAGTCGGTCTACACAGAGCTGTACTTCGCCGACTTCTCGTGGGACTCGCTCAGGAAACGCGACCTTCTACGTGCATTCCGAGAGTTCCAGGACAGGGAGAGACGGTACGGGAAGTGA
- a CDS encoding FxsA family protein: protein MLGRLLLVFTVIPFVDLLLLLRIADVIGPLETLGVVVLTGVAGAYLARSQGIQTLRRIQHRLQQGASPSDELTDGALIIAGAAFLATPGLITDTAGFVFLLPFTRPPLRRFVQSYFRRKAQQGYVHVETY from the coding sequence ATGCTCGGACGTCTCCTACTCGTCTTCACAGTAATACCGTTTGTCGACCTGCTTCTCCTACTACGGATAGCCGACGTCATAGGTCCTCTGGAGACACTCGGGGTGGTCGTACTCACCGGAGTCGCAGGAGCCTACCTCGCGCGGTCTCAGGGAATACAGACCCTCCGAAGGATACAGCACAGGCTCCAGCAGGGAGCGTCTCCGTCGGACGAACTCACCGACGGCGCTCTCATAATCGCTGGCGCGGCATTTCTGGCGACCCCGGGACTCATCACCGACACCGCCGGCTTCGTATTCCTACTCCCTTTCACACGTCCGCCCCTCAGAAGGTTCGTCCAGTCGTACTTCAGACGGAAGGCACAGCAGGGCTACGTCCACGTCGAGACGTATTAG
- a CDS encoding DUF92 domain-containing protein — MRLPPKTRLYAVVGVLGLASPYLGKLSLLPFALIGFAGFASRSPSWETQATDDAMSLGFAAFGISLLSYFLGLPQVGVTGSILGVVAGDFGVRSLGRKSVWSPVAFVTAGGVTGVLGVVVSPLVVSVSEAFFVVTVGVLVAATVGFGLSEGKRRLSRGNASYMAVSSAAAIWVTRSLETEVTGEGVGVAFAAVAAFACVSYYIGAASVTGALTGTVVGFVTSVAGGFGWLGVLMLFFVLGAGSTRYRYDDKIEMGVAEENDGARGATNVLANSAVGLVAVVVFGLGLGDPISEIAKLVFAGSLATATADTLSSEIGSVHETPRLITTFEKVSPGTDGGVTLQGEVVTVAASVFVAAVSAVLGVVPVETAVLVFVGLGGILGAHIDSVLGATVEGSLMNNTGVNFAATASGGVGAAVLYLL; from the coding sequence ATGCGCTTGCCTCCCAAGACACGACTGTACGCCGTCGTCGGAGTCTTGGGACTCGCCTCGCCCTACCTCGGAAAGCTCTCTCTTCTCCCCTTCGCTCTAATAGGCTTCGCGGGATTCGCTTCGAGGTCTCCGTCGTGGGAAACCCAAGCCACCGACGACGCGATGTCACTCGGATTCGCCGCGTTCGGCATATCTCTTCTCTCCTACTTCCTCGGTCTGCCCCAGGTCGGAGTCACCGGATCTATACTCGGGGTCGTAGCCGGCGACTTCGGTGTTCGGTCTCTGGGGAGAAAGAGCGTCTGGTCTCCCGTAGCCTTCGTCACAGCAGGAGGTGTCACAGGCGTCCTGGGGGTCGTAGTCTCGCCCCTCGTGGTGTCTGTTTCGGAAGCCTTCTTCGTTGTTACAGTGGGTGTCCTCGTCGCGGCAACTGTCGGATTCGGTCTTTCGGAGGGCAAACGGAGACTCAGTAGAGGCAATGCGTCGTACATGGCGGTAAGCTCAGCCGCGGCGATCTGGGTCACACGTAGCCTCGAAACCGAGGTGACGGGAGAAGGCGTCGGTGTCGCTTTCGCCGCAGTGGCAGCCTTCGCGTGTGTCTCGTACTACATAGGCGCGGCGAGTGTCACAGGAGCCCTCACGGGAACAGTCGTGGGCTTCGTGACCTCGGTGGCCGGAGGCTTCGGCTGGCTCGGAGTTCTAATGCTTTTCTTCGTTCTAGGCGCGGGTTCAACGAGGTACAGATACGACGACAAGATAGAGATGGGGGTCGCCGAGGAGAACGACGGAGCCCGAGGAGCCACGAACGTCCTCGCCAACTCGGCTGTGGGTCTGGTAGCCGTAGTCGTCTTCGGTCTCGGACTCGGCGATCCCATCAGCGAGATAGCAAAGCTCGTATTCGCAGGAAGCCTAGCGACTGCGACAGCCGACACGCTTTCGAGTGAGATCGGATCAGTTCACGAGACTCCGCGTCTGATAACGACTTTCGAGAAGGTTTCGCCGGGCACTGACGGGGGAGTAACCCTCCAAGGTGAGGTGGTCACCGTCGCAGCGAGTGTCTTCGTCGCGGCTGTCTCGGCGGTGCTCGGTGTAGTTCCCGTCGAGACTGCTGTACTCGTATTCGTCGGTCTGGGTGGTATCTTAGGAGCACACATCGACTCGGTACTCGGGGCGACAGTAGAGGGGAGTCTGATGAACAACACTGGCGTCAACTTCGCAGCCACAGCCTCGGGAGGCGTCGGGGCAGCAGTTCTCTACTTACTTTAG
- a CDS encoding NAD(P)/FAD-dependent oxidoreductase, with amino-acid sequence MQNTDPDYDNIVIGAGVAGLSAALYTSRLNHPTLVIDKGGGRINQVRHVHNYIGVTDDNTGEDLQSVGIDQVKKHGGEFVHDKAVDATKEDGVFHVETDSGDVYTSRSLVVATGMMDVFPQVPGLGRFNGHEVHYCLHCDAHLCINEDVFVLGDDDHAAVVALILLNFTDDVTFLTNGETPELSEEYSEKIETNGIDVVEKEIECAEGDEHLERLVFEDGESREFDRGFAMLGGRVNNGILESLGAELNDSGYAVIDDDAKTDIDGLYAVGDVTDENNQIPIGVGKGAKAGLDIHKSLREFP; translated from the coding sequence ATGCAGAACACTGATCCTGACTACGACAACATCGTAATAGGCGCAGGAGTAGCCGGACTCTCAGCCGCACTCTACACGTCACGTCTCAACCATCCGACGTTAGTGATAGACAAAGGCGGCGGACGTATAAACCAGGTACGCCACGTCCACAACTACATAGGAGTGACCGACGACAACACGGGCGAGGACTTACAGTCGGTCGGCATAGACCAGGTGAAGAAACACGGAGGCGAGTTCGTCCACGACAAGGCAGTCGACGCGACGAAGGAAGACGGCGTCTTCCACGTCGAGACGGACAGCGGTGACGTCTATACTTCGCGTTCGCTCGTCGTCGCGACGGGGATGATGGACGTATTCCCCCAGGTTCCGGGACTCGGACGTTTCAACGGACACGAGGTGCATTACTGTCTCCACTGTGACGCCCATCTATGTATAAACGAGGACGTCTTCGTCTTAGGCGACGACGACCACGCCGCAGTCGTCGCACTCATTCTTCTCAACTTCACAGACGACGTCACATTTCTCACGAACGGCGAGACTCCCGAGTTGAGCGAAGAGTACTCCGAGAAGATCGAGACGAACGGGATAGATGTCGTCGAGAAGGAGATAGAGTGTGCGGAGGGAGACGAACACCTCGAACGTCTCGTCTTCGAAGACGGCGAGTCGCGGGAGTTCGACAGAGGCTTCGCGATGCTAGGCGGTAGGGTCAACAACGGGATACTCGAGAGCCTCGGAGCCGAACTCAACGACTCGGGCTACGCCGTGATCGACGACGACGCTAAGACAGACATCGACGGTCTCTACGCCGTCGGAGACGTCACAGACGAGAACAACCAGATTCCGATAGGTGTCGGAAAGGGCGCAAAGGCGGGACTCGACATACACAAGAGCCTGAGGGAGTTTCCGTAA
- the psmB gene encoding archaeal proteasome endopeptidase complex subunit beta, which yields MMNPNSNRTDRDTPTVTPSGIELDAPANRQGIDEEDIAEGTTTIGLTTEDAVVLATERRASMGNLVASKTAKKIYQVTDTAGLTISGGVGDGQSLAKTLKIESNLYETRRDKSISMKALASMAGNIMRSIRFFVVPILGGVDEDGPHVFTLDPAGGVMEENYATTGSGSVIAYGVLEDKFSEGLSVEEAKSLAVRSLQSAMERDTASGNGILLSTITPDEGFEMVDEDEIEEIIEEL from the coding sequence ATGATGAACCCTAACAGTAACAGAACAGACAGAGACACACCTACAGTCACACCAAGCGGAATCGAGCTAGACGCACCCGCTAACAGGCAAGGCATAGACGAGGAGGACATCGCCGAGGGAACCACGACGATAGGACTCACGACCGAAGATGCCGTCGTGCTTGCGACCGAGAGACGTGCGAGCATGGGCAACCTCGTCGCGAGCAAGACAGCGAAGAAGATCTACCAGGTCACCGACACCGCGGGTCTCACGATAAGCGGAGGCGTCGGAGATGGCCAGAGTCTCGCTAAGACTCTCAAGATCGAGTCGAACCTCTACGAGACACGTAGGGACAAGTCGATATCCATGAAGGCGCTCGCGAGCATGGCGGGCAACATAATGAGGTCGATCCGTTTCTTCGTCGTCCCCATACTCGGAGGTGTCGACGAAGACGGACCCCACGTATTCACACTCGACCCCGCGGGAGGAGTCATGGAGGAGAACTACGCCACGACGGGCAGCGGCTCCGTGATCGCGTACGGAGTCTTAGAGGACAAGTTCTCCGAGGGTCTCTCGGTCGAGGAGGCAAAGAGCCTCGCCGTCAGGTCGCTCCAGAGCGCGATGGAGAGAGACACTGCGAGTGGAAACGGAATTCTTCTGTCTACTATAACTCCCGACGAGGGATTCGAGATGGTAGATGAGGACGAGATCGAAGAGATAATAGAGGAGCTGTAG